The Glycine soja cultivar W05 chromosome 15, ASM419377v2, whole genome shotgun sequence region TTTCATGCTATATACTACGCCAGTAAGGTTCTAAATGATGCACAGATGAACTATGATACCacagaaaaagaaatgttggcAATTGTTTATGCACTTGAGAAGTTCATATCTTATCTGGTAGGCTCAAGAGTTATCATCTACACTGATCACGCAGCTATTAAATATTTGCTCAACAAGGATGATTCCAAACCCAGATTGATAAGATGGATCTTGCTGCTACAAGAATTTGATTTGGTGATTCGGGATAAAAAGGGATCAGAAAATGTTGTAGCAGATCATTTATCTAGATTGGTGAATGAAGAAGTCACATCGAAAGAAGCTGAAGTTAGAGATGAATTCCCTGATGAATCTTTATTCGTAGTGAGTGAGAGACCTTGGTTTGCCGATGTGGCCAACTTCAAAGCTGCAGGAATCATACCAAAAGACTTAAATTGGCAACAGAGGAAGAAATTTCTACATGATGCTCGATTCTATATTTGGGATGATCCACACTTGTTCATGATAGGAGCTGACAATCTTCTAAGAAGATGTGTGACACAAGAAGAAGCCAAGCGTATACTATGGCATTGCCACAACTCTCCATGTGGTGGCCATTATGGTGGAGATAAGATGGCGGCCAAGGTTTTGCAATCCGGATTCTTTTGGCCCACACTCTTTAAAGATGCTCACCAGCATGTGCTACACTGTGATCAATGTCAGAGGATGGGAGGTATAtcaagaagaaatgaaatgcCTTTACAAAATATCATGGAGGTTGAGGTATTTGATTGCTGGGGGATTGATTTTGTAGGTCCCTTTCCTTCGTCTTTTGGCAATGAACATATACTAGTGGTTGTTGACTATGTTTCTAAATGGGTTGAAGCAGTGGCTACCCTGCATAATGATGCTAAGAGTGTGGTGAAGTTTCTGAAGAAGAATATTTTCTCAAGATTTGGGGTGCCCAGAATTCTGATTAGTGATGGAGGTACACACTTCTGCAATAATCAGTTACAGAAGGTCTTGAAACAATATAATGTGACACACAAAGTAACATCACCTTATCACCCTCATACCAATGGGCAAGCAGAAGTATCAAACAGggagttgaaattttttttggagAAGATTGTAGCTTCTACTAGAAAGGACTGGTCCATCAAATTAGATGATGCTTTATGGGCATACAGAACAACATTCAAGACTTTGATATGATTATCCCCTTTTCAGATGGTGTACGACAAGTCTTGTCATTTACCAGTGGAGATGGAATATAAAGCATACTGGGccttgaaattttttaactttgatgaaGCTGCATCTAGAGAACAAAGGAGGTTGCAGCTCTTGAAGTTGGAAGAGATGAGATTGACCGCTTATGAATCTTCAAAGTTGTATAAAGAAAAGGTTAAAAAGTATCATGACAAAAAGTTGCTCAAGAACGACTTTCAGCCAAGACAACAGGTGTTATTTTTCAACTTAAGACTTAAATTGTTCCCTGGAAAGCTTAAATCAAAGTGGTCTGAACCATTTACCATCAAGAAAGTTCAACCATATGGAGCAGTGGAGCTTTGTGATCCTCAATCTAAAGATCCTGACAGGACATGGGTAGCGAACGGACAGAGGTTGAAGCAATATCATGGTGGAGCTATGGAAAGATTGAACACTGCTCTATGCTTGGATCCTGGATAACAAGACgatgcgtcaagctagtgacgttaaaaaagcgcttactgggaggtaacccaacttttctttcccttttctattttcattcttatctTTTGCATGTAGTTAGAAtatcttgcttgtgattgtgattaatttcatcttgtttagtaatgaacaaggggttttAAGCTTGTGTGAAGAGTGATGAGGACACAACTAAGgacaaggaccatgaagcacttgaagggcccatgaccagaggcagacttaaacaggcccaacacgtcatagagacaaggctggtcatttgtatagTTGCCATTGATCatgattgaaggcccaagtggagaaagatgaaggcccagaggcactaccaagactattaattgttgctgaaggcacAAACTAACttaaaggcccaagttaaatatgtttttagttataatttttatttattgtaattttggcccaaactgtttagaaggcccatgtctatttttattttttgttcagatacactgtaagtattggtttttgttttcaaaaaaggaacttttggcatttaataaaatttggtgagagtttctctctgagttccttgttgaaccaatctcagacttatcaaggtaatccttgtggcatctaccctgacttatcttccttcattggaagtggcgtcatccaaatctctgtagcctgtatcaaatgatccgctcctactcaggttcacatcatctggtatcagagctttggctcttgatacaggttctatcctatcctatcctattttttttctttgtaatttgtccttgtttcattcttgtttgcgtcttgttgcgttcttgtctgtgtctttgtttcgttcttgttcttgttcttgtcacgtttttttgttcttgttcttgtttcttgtgtctttcagactttgtgtaaaaaaaaatctgtttgagttcttgtttcttgttcttgtgcCTGTCATATTGTATTCTGTCTTctgttcataacttttgtttcagcctattcgaattctgtttggggtaaaaattgcctaattgCCGAATTGCTAAATTGTCAAATTGCTAAATTGTCAAATTTGCCTAATGATGATTGCCTATTGAACGAATTCTAATAGCTGGAcgtctaaaaaaaacaaaaaaaagaggaaaaaaaagagaacaaaaaaaaagaaagaaagaaagaaagagagaaagaaagaaagaaagaaagacaaaaaaaggaaacagttgcaaaaaaaaaagtttggaagaaatttgggtgtttgatctttgaacacaaatTTAAGGCAGTTAGAGGCGTTTTTTGGGAAAATTGTGGGGGAAAATCCCCTCTCAATTCTGAGGATTTGCCCAGGGATTCTCCTctcaattctgagcgttttgacatatagtgggcctcaaacgaacaatcgtagcaaaagttatgagcatttgaagtttacttgacCTATctgttgtcatatctgttatcctatctaatatcttatctgttatcctatctaatatcttatctattatcctatctaatatcttatttgttatcatatatgttacccaaattaaagctaatttgttatccaaatccaatctaatatattattatccaaatcaagttcaagttgttatcccaaatcaaatttttctgtgatcattatattgtctttccttttattttatattaccttgtgtgtctaatttggtccatccagaaacttaagaggaaacacgagtggtaaaaggcaagagggaatacattacacaaaagtctattgagagcatcaaacacgagtgtacTACCATCTAAGAGTTAAACACGTGCGTAGAGTGTGATGAGGTCCTGAAaccattaataatttttatcgcacactttttttttctgttgaatTATGGCTGGagcaggtggtggtggtgacgaGTATCATCAGTTGGACGGAGCTCAACGTCTGTTTGCTGGACCGTACAATTGAGGAGGTCTATGGACGACTAGAAGTTTTGGAGAACCAAGCCAATCAGAATTCTAGACGAAAAATAGATGGGAATAGAGGTAACAATGGCGGTAATGACGGACCGAGGCAGAACCGGGTTAAGGGAGTAAAGCTCAATGTTCCTCCCTTCAAAGGCGGAAGTGATCCAGATGCCTACCTGGACTGGGAAATGAAGATTGAGCATGTATTTGCCTGCAATGACTACACTGATGAGCAGAAAGTCAATCTAGAAGCAGCTGAATTCTccgactatgcccttgtttggtggcataAATACCAGAGAGAAATGCTGAGAGAGGAACGACGAGAggtagatacatggactgagatgaaaAGGGTGATGAGAAAAAGGTATGTGCCCACTAGCTATAACATaaccatgcgacagaaactccaAGGGCTGTCCCAAGGGAATTTAACCGTGGaagaatattataaagagatggaaatggcgttagtgagggccaacatcgAAGAGGACTCCGAAGACACAATGGCTCGTTTCCTGAATGGTCTAAACCCTGAAACcagagatgttgttgaattacagGAGTATGTGGCGTTGGATGACTTGTTACATAGGGCACTCCAGGTTGAAcagcaaattaaaagaaaaagtgcaaCAAGGAGGAACTCACCCAATACTTACAACCAGAACTGGACCAAcagatccaagaaggagggaggtaATTCGTTCCGCCCTGCAGCCACATCCCCGCATGGAAAGTCAGCAGCGTCCAGTGTAGGTGGAAGCAAACATAACACCTCCACTTCCTCATCAGATACTGGaaccagaaacataaaatgtTTCAAGTGCTTAGGCAGAGGACATATTGCTTCTGAATGTCCAACCAGGAGGACCATGATCATAAAGGCTGATGGAGAAATCACTAGTGAGTCTGAaatcagtgaagaagaagagtatGAGGAGGAAGCTATGCAAGGTGATATGTTGATGGTGAGAAGGCTGTTGGGAAATCAAATGCAGCCACTGGAtgacaatcaaagagaaaatattttccacaccaggtgtgtaattaatggtaagctgtgctctttaattgttgatggaggaagctgtaccaatgttgcaagttcCACATTAGTGACCAAACTGAATTTGGAAACTAAGCCCCATCCTAGACCATACAAACTTCagtggcttagtgaagatgaagaggtaaaagtgACTCAACAGGTTGAGGTGTGTCTCACTATTGGGAGATATAATGATAGGGTGTTGTGTGATGTGGTCCCAATGGAAGCGACCCATATGCTGTTAGGAAGACCGTGGCAGTATGATACCAaggcagtgcatgatggcttcaccaacaaaatatctttaaagcAAGCTGACAAGAAAATTGTTCTCAAACCGTTATCTCCTAAAGAGGTTTGTgaggatcagataaaaatgagagaaaagaaaaagagtgagacacttgagaggaaaaagagtgagacacttgagaggaaaaagagtgagacacttgagaggaaaaagaatgaaacacttgagaaggaaaagagaggaaagaaaaagagtgaaacacttgagagggaaaagagagaaaacaaaaagagtgaaATACTTGAGGGCAAACAACTTTGTTTAGCAAAAAAAAGGGAGGTAAGGAGGGTGCTTTGTGTGAGACAACCcctctatttattgttttctcaacatcagatgttgcatgctaacccaattgatgaatttaaattGCCTTCTAGTATTCAGTCTCTTCTGTaggattttgatgatgtgtttccagcaagtgtaccggatggtttgccaccattgaggggaattgagcatcacatTGATCTCATTCCAAGAGCGTCCTTGCCCAATCGGCCAGCTTATAGGAGCAACCCACAAGAAACTAAGGAGATCGAAAGGCAAGTGTTCGAACTCCTGAGCAAAGGTTGGGtgagagatagtatgagtccgTGCGCTGTACCTGTCATTCTAGTACCCAAGAAGGATGGCTCATGGAGGATGTGTTCTGATTGTAGAGCCATAAACAACATCACCATCAAGTATAGGCATCCAATCCCCAGGTTAgatgatcttcttgatgaactgtatggtgcatgtgtgttttccaaaattgatttgaaaagtggcTATAATCAGATTAGAACTAGAGAgggggatgaatggaaaactgcctttaaaataaaatatggtttgtatgagtggatggttatgccatttggtttgactaatgcacctagtactttcatgagattgatgaaccatgttttaagggaatttattgggaaatttgtggtggtgtactttgatgatattcttatctatagcactaGTCTTGATTTGCATGTTGAACATTTGCAATCTGTTTTAAGTGTgcttaggaaagaaaaattgtatgcCAACCTAGAAAAGTGCTCCTTTTGTACTGATCATGTGGTGTTTCTGGGTTTTGTTGTTAGTGTTGAGGGAGTACGGGTGGATGTGGAAAAGgttaaggccatccaagaatggccaacACCTAAGACCGTGAGTGAGGTGAGGGGATTTCATGGTTTAGCAAGTTTCTATAGGAGATTTGTTAAGAATTTTAGTACATGGGCTGCACCTCTAACTGAAGTTGTTAAGAAGAATGCCTCAAATGTGGGTATTGGGGCTGTTTTGTTGCAAGAGGGACATCCGatagcttattttagtgaaaagttaggagccgctgcccttaactattcaacttatgatagGGAATTGTATGCTTTGCTTAGAGCTTTACAAACTTGGCAGCATTACTTATTACCCAAAGAGTTTGTCATCCATAGTGATCACGAGtccttaaaatacttaaaagaccaaggaaagcttaataagaggcatgctaagtgggtagagtttttagagcaatttccatatgtcatCAAACATTAAAAAGGGAAAGGGCATGTAGTGGCTGATGCGCTGTCTAGGAGACATGCTTTACTTGCTATGCTTGAAACTAAACTGTTTGGTCTCGAGTCTTTGAAAgacatgtatgtgaatgatgtggactttgctgaaatttttgctgcatgtgaaaagttttctgaaaatggttactataggcataatggattcttgtttaaagcaaataaattgtgtgtgcctaagtGTTCCATTAGAGATTTGCTTGTGAGTGAATCACATGAGGCGGGGTTGATGGGACACTTTAGGATTCAAAAGACCCTGGAAATTCTACAAGAGCATTTCTTTTGGCCTCATATGAGGCGTGATGTGCATAAGTTTTGTGGTCATTGCATTGTGTGTAAACAAGTTAAATCTAAGGTTAaacctcatggattgtatactctTTTGCCTGTTCCTGAATATCCTTGGACTGACATATCTATGGACTTTGTTTTGGGgttgcccaaaaccaagaatggaaaggattctgtgtttgttgttgttgacaggTTTTCTAAGATGGCACACTTCATCCCTTTCAAGAAAGTGGATGACGCTTGTCATGTggttgatttgtttttcaaagaaatagtGTGGCTTCATGGATTACCGAGGAGCATTGTCAGTGATAGGGATGCAAAATTCCTTAGTCACTTTTCGAGGACCTTGTGGAGGTAAGATTGGtactaaattgttgttttctacTACTAGTCACCCACAAACTGATGGTC contains the following coding sequences:
- the LOC114386139 gene encoding uncharacterized protein LOC114386139, whose amino-acid sequence is MVYDKSCHLPVEMEYKAYWALKFFNFDEAASREQRRLQLLKLEEMRLTAYESSKLYKEKVKKYHDKKLLKNDFQPRQQVLFFNLRLKLFPGKLKSKWSEPFTIKKVQPYGAVELCDPQSKDPDRTWVANGQRLKQYHGGAMERLNTALCLDPG